One part of the Planctomycetaceae bacterium genome encodes these proteins:
- a CDS encoding DUF1559 domain-containing protein, with translation MRRRAFTLIELLVTISIIAILIALLLPAVQQAREAARRTLCRNNLRQLGLALHNYHDSYGQFPPGSVCTANNCGGDFRHGNWSTTWTISILPNMDQAARFQQWNSDIPSDQQPRVTGVALTIMKCPSALDRPAAVGLEAGNRGTPAAPALYDKGNYAANYGGGWANEPAGVNGFDGAVAWSGSNRGVFSSRRAGDAPYGARISEITDGTANTILLAEILTRDSNWDCRGCWGRAMGSVVSAFTGAAPENGPQGIATPNVPAIGDGRDFPVYCGGDGDPETNCDDAPGSGRGGVAARSRHTGGVQILLADGSVRFAGNSIDAALWRNLLTIDGGEVTGEF, from the coding sequence ATGCGACGTCGAGCTTTCACGCTGATCGAACTGCTGGTCACGATCAGCATCATCGCCATTCTGATTGCTCTGTTGCTGCCGGCCGTTCAGCAGGCGCGAGAGGCCGCTCGGCGAACGCTTTGCCGAAACAATCTGCGGCAACTGGGGCTGGCGCTGCACAACTATCACGACAGTTACGGACAGTTTCCGCCGGGTTCGGTGTGCACGGCGAACAACTGCGGCGGCGACTTTCGTCACGGCAACTGGAGCACGACGTGGACGATTTCGATCCTGCCGAACATGGATCAGGCGGCGCGGTTTCAGCAATGGAACTCTGACATTCCCAGCGATCAGCAGCCGCGCGTGACGGGTGTCGCTCTGACGATCATGAAGTGTCCTTCAGCCCTGGACCGTCCGGCCGCTGTCGGGCTGGAAGCGGGCAATCGAGGAACACCGGCGGCTCCCGCGCTTTACGACAAGGGCAACTACGCCGCGAACTATGGCGGCGGCTGGGCCAATGAGCCCGCTGGAGTCAACGGCTTCGACGGTGCCGTTGCGTGGAGCGGTTCGAATCGGGGAGTGTTCAGCAGCCGGCGAGCCGGCGACGCACCCTACGGCGCGCGAATCAGTGAGATCACCGATGGAACGGCCAACACGATTCTGCTGGCGGAAATTCTGACTCGCGATTCCAACTGGGACTGTCGCGGCTGCTGGGGCCGCGCGATGGGATCGGTTGTCTCCGCGTTCACGGGAGCCGCACCGGAAAACGGGCCGCAGGGAATCGCGACTCCCAACGTGCCGGCGATCGGCGATGGCCGCGACTTTCCTGTCTACTGCGGAGGCGACGGCGACCCGGAAACGAATTGCGACGACGCTCCGGGTTCCGGTCGCGGCGGCGTCGCGGCTCGCAGCCGACACACCGGCGGAGTCCAGATTCTGCTGGCTGACGGCTCTGTTCGCTTCGCAGGCAATTCCATCGACGCCGCGCTTTGGCGAAACCTGCTGACGATTGACGGCGGCGAAGTCACCGGTGAATTCTGA
- a CDS encoding multiheme c-type cytochrome — protein MFVEWILYGLLGLAGLLIVGLLPVRLGLISLSTMAAAIAAIALVAVGVTLQRNLWENRRLTAEVAIPEIRTDGLYAGSAACRSCHAEQYDTWHGSFHRTMTQVATPETVVAPFDGQELTRYGQTARIERRGDEFWATMQDPQLTLQFATVGAALPEGGFPLVERQLVMTTGSHAFQAFWYVGNDAGELWQFPWRYNITDRLWMHRDDVFLQPPVTRPAMGHQVWNQVCINCHSVGGQPGFEGLSGRYRHTRTAELGISCESCHGACGQHVAQNRNPVRRYQFHLNETESDRTVFNPAKENPHLSSQACGTCHSHYEYDHGNPANRDHQTLGREHDPRRDMRDVARFLTIDDETVFDDGKEQIQVSRFWSDGACRSGGREYNGLIESGCYLRGNLTCLSCHAVHGSDPDDQLKPGMRTNHACLQCHTDFADDVSRHTHHPAESSGSECMNCHMPYSSFALLKGIRSHRIDSPAVASFGPNVRLNACNLCHLDRTQQWTADVLSEWYQSEAPELSDDEKSVSAAVLWMLKGDAGQRVISTWQFAQPDAAAVSSTDWMTPFLAAMLNDPYAAVRLNAAKALASLFPEQRDVLVPLSVSESVDDRRRAAERLRSRWQPVAPSPTSDRDGSLLIHDGVFDDSRLNDLLQHRDDRPIVIVE, from the coding sequence ATGTTCGTTGAGTGGATTCTGTATGGCTTGCTGGGACTGGCGGGGCTGCTGATCGTCGGGCTGTTGCCGGTTCGTCTGGGGCTCATATCGCTGTCGACGATGGCAGCTGCGATCGCCGCGATTGCGTTAGTCGCTGTCGGCGTCACGCTGCAACGGAACCTGTGGGAAAACCGCCGGTTGACCGCCGAGGTTGCCATCCCGGAAATTCGGACTGACGGGTTGTACGCCGGTTCGGCGGCGTGTCGTTCGTGCCATGCGGAGCAATACGACACGTGGCACGGAAGCTTCCACCGCACGATGACTCAGGTGGCGACGCCCGAAACTGTTGTGGCTCCGTTCGACGGCCAGGAACTGACTCGCTACGGGCAGACAGCCCGGATCGAACGGCGCGGCGATGAATTCTGGGCGACGATGCAGGATCCGCAGTTGACGCTGCAGTTCGCCACGGTTGGCGCGGCGCTTCCGGAGGGCGGTTTTCCGCTGGTCGAACGGCAACTGGTCATGACCACCGGGTCACATGCGTTTCAGGCGTTCTGGTACGTCGGCAATGATGCCGGAGAACTCTGGCAGTTTCCGTGGCGCTACAACATCACTGACCGGTTGTGGATGCATCGCGACGACGTGTTCCTGCAGCCGCCGGTGACTCGGCCGGCGATGGGGCACCAGGTGTGGAATCAGGTGTGCATCAACTGTCACAGCGTCGGCGGCCAGCCCGGCTTCGAGGGACTCAGCGGCCGATACCGTCACACAAGAACTGCGGAACTGGGCATCTCGTGTGAATCGTGCCACGGTGCCTGCGGTCAGCACGTCGCGCAAAACCGCAATCCTGTTCGACGGTATCAGTTCCATCTGAATGAAACGGAAAGCGACCGCACAGTCTTCAATCCCGCGAAGGAGAATCCGCATCTGTCCAGCCAGGCGTGCGGCACGTGTCACAGCCACTACGAATACGATCACGGCAATCCCGCCAACAGGGACCATCAGACGCTTGGTCGCGAACACGATCCTCGCCGGGACATGCGCGACGTGGCTCGGTTCCTGACGATCGACGACGAAACGGTGTTCGACGATGGAAAGGAACAGATTCAGGTCAGCCGGTTCTGGTCGGACGGAGCCTGCCGCAGCGGCGGTCGCGAATACAACGGACTGATCGAATCAGGCTGCTACCTTCGAGGAAACCTGACATGTCTGTCCTGCCATGCCGTGCATGGCAGCGATCCGGACGATCAGTTGAAGCCTGGCATGAGAACCAATCACGCGTGCCTGCAGTGTCACACGGACTTTGCGGATGATGTTTCCCGGCACACGCATCATCCGGCGGAATCATCCGGCAGCGAATGCATGAACTGCCATATGCCGTACAGCAGCTTCGCGCTGCTGAAGGGAATTCGCAGCCATCGGATCGACAGCCCGGCGGTCGCTTCGTTTGGCCCCAACGTTCGGCTGAATGCGTGCAATCTGTGCCACCTTGACCGCACTCAGCAGTGGACGGCTGATGTTCTGTCGGAATGGTATCAGTCCGAAGCGCCGGAACTTTCTGATGACGAAAAGTCTGTTTCCGCGGCGGTGTTGTGGATGCTGAAGGGAGACGCCGGGCAGCGCGTGATTTCGACGTGGCAGTTTGCGCAGCCGGACGCGGCGGCCGTTTCGAGCACCGACTGGATGACTCCGTTTTTGGCCGCGATGCTCAACGATCCCTATGCGGCGGTCCGGCTCAATGCCGCAAAAGCACTGGCATCCCTGTTCCCCGAACAGCGAGACGTGCTTGTACCGCTGTCCGTTTCAGAATCGGTTGACGATCGCCGTCGCGCGGCTGAGCGATTGCGGAGTCGCTGGCAGCCGGTTGCGCCGTCACCGACGTCTGACCGGGACGGCTCCCTGCTGATTCATGACGGAGTTTTCGACGACTCTCGCCTGAACGATCTACTGCAGCACCGTGATGATCGGCCAATTGTCATCGTCGAATGA
- a CDS encoding HlyD family efflux transporter periplasmic adaptor subunit, whose amino-acid sequence MGVWIRRLFYVAVAGSLIAAVLMAMRPQPVQVDAAVIARGPLVVTISDDGRTRIRERYVVSAPLNGRLVRISLHPGDEVVAKQTLLTTIEPTDPALLDPRTVAQAEARVKAAEARVSQAEPKLATTRDALNLQESEFARIQRLFEKQSASQQDLDRQRVAFRQAENDYNAARLEGQIASFELDQARAALLRTGEGQEATAGTEWSFPITSPVSGRVLQVYQESSTVVNAGDKILEVGDPKDLEVEVDVLSSAAVQIHPGARVLLKEWGGDHPLEARVRLVEPAAFTKISALGIEEQRVNVIIDFVDPLEKRPALGDGYRVEAEIVKWSSEDVITVPTGALFREGQRWAVFVISDGRAELRDVEPGHRNDDNAEVLDGLQEGDRVILYPGDRVEAGTQVTQRSE is encoded by the coding sequence ATGGGTGTCTGGATTCGGCGATTGTTCTACGTGGCTGTGGCTGGAAGTCTGATCGCCGCGGTGCTGATGGCGATGCGGCCGCAACCGGTGCAGGTGGACGCCGCCGTCATCGCCCGCGGGCCGCTGGTCGTCACGATCAGCGACGATGGCCGCACCCGCATCCGCGAACGGTATGTCGTGTCCGCTCCGCTGAACGGCCGGCTGGTCAGAATCAGTCTGCACCCCGGCGACGAAGTTGTGGCGAAGCAGACTCTGCTGACAACAATCGAACCGACCGATCCGGCGCTGCTGGATCCGCGAACCGTCGCTCAGGCGGAAGCCCGCGTGAAGGCGGCCGAAGCGCGAGTCAGCCAGGCGGAACCGAAACTCGCCACGACCCGGGACGCTCTGAACCTGCAGGAATCGGAATTCGCGCGAATTCAGCGGCTGTTCGAAAAACAATCGGCGTCGCAGCAGGATCTGGATCGTCAGCGAGTCGCCTTTCGGCAGGCCGAAAACGACTACAACGCCGCTCGCCTGGAAGGTCAGATCGCGTCGTTTGAACTCGATCAGGCCAGAGCCGCGCTGCTGAGAACCGGCGAAGGCCAGGAAGCGACCGCCGGCACGGAATGGAGCTTTCCCATCACGTCGCCCGTGTCGGGCAGAGTCCTGCAGGTGTATCAGGAAAGCAGCACCGTCGTGAACGCCGGCGACAAGATCCTGGAAGTCGGCGACCCCAAAGACCTGGAAGTCGAAGTCGATGTTCTGTCGTCGGCGGCCGTTCAGATTCATCCGGGCGCTCGAGTCCTGCTGAAGGAATGGGGAGGCGACCATCCGCTGGAAGCCCGTGTGCGACTGGTCGAGCCGGCGGCATTCACAAAAATCTCTGCGCTGGGAATCGAAGAACAGCGCGTGAATGTCATCATCGACTTCGTTGATCCCCTGGAAAAGCGCCCCGCGCTGGGCGACGGTTACCGGGTCGAAGCGGAGATCGTGAAATGGTCGTCCGAAGACGTCATTACCGTCCCGACGGGAGCCCTGTTCCGTGAAGGACAGCGCTGGGCGGTGTTCGTGATTTCCGATGGACGAGCGGAGCTGCGGGACGTGGAGCCAGGCCACCGCAACGACGACAACGCGGAAGTTCTCGACGGGCTGCAGGAAGGCGATCGCGTCATTCTGTATCCCGGCGATCGTGTCGAAGCCGGCACGCAGGTCACACAGCGGTCCGAATAA
- a CDS encoding zinc-dependent peptidase, with amino-acid sequence MIFNWFRNRRRAKLVARPFPDAWESYIANNVVHAGQLTEEQQHRLRRLIPVFVAEKNWEGCGGLTLTDEIRVTVAAQACLLVVGMPRDVYFDHVLSILVYPTGYVAAGTQITRAGLVIHGGEPRLGEAWWQGPVILSWSDVLAGGRMESPGHNLVLHEFAHQLDMMNGRFVDGTPLMETQEQFERWVEVLEPEFDRLVEDCRRGHHGFIDCYGSKNAAEFFAVLTEAFFERPRSLRNHHPAVYEVLRDFYHLDPAAWLPPRDLRNPD; translated from the coding sequence ATGATCTTCAACTGGTTTCGCAACCGTCGCCGGGCAAAGCTGGTCGCGCGGCCGTTTCCCGACGCATGGGAATCGTACATCGCCAACAACGTTGTTCATGCCGGACAGCTGACCGAAGAACAGCAGCACCGGCTGCGTCGCTTGATCCCGGTGTTCGTCGCCGAAAAGAACTGGGAAGGTTGCGGCGGACTTACGCTGACGGATGAAATCCGGGTAACTGTGGCTGCGCAGGCCTGCCTGCTGGTCGTCGGAATGCCCCGGGATGTCTACTTCGATCATGTCCTTTCAATTCTTGTTTACCCGACGGGCTATGTGGCGGCAGGAACTCAGATCACGCGTGCCGGCCTGGTGATTCACGGCGGCGAGCCTCGGCTGGGAGAAGCCTGGTGGCAGGGACCGGTGATTCTGTCGTGGTCGGACGTGCTGGCCGGCGGTCGAATGGAATCGCCGGGGCACAACCTGGTGCTGCACGAGTTCGCTCATCAGCTTGACATGATGAACGGCCGGTTCGTCGACGGCACGCCGCTGATGGAAACTCAGGAACAGTTCGAACGCTGGGTGGAGGTCCTGGAACCCGAATTCGATCGCCTGGTGGAAGACTGCCGCCGCGGCCATCACGGGTTCATTGATTGCTACGGTTCAAAGAATGCCGCGGAATTCTTTGCCGTGCTGACGGAAGCATTCTTTGAACGTCCGCGGTCGCTGAGAAATCATCATCCGGCGGTTTATGAAGTGCTGCGGGACTTCTATCACCTTGACCCGGCCGCCTGGCTGCCACCTCGCGATTTGCGTAACCCGGATTGA
- a CDS encoding aldehyde dehydrogenase family protein yields MKFYLAGKWQDRDEVIDVLNPYSGEVVDTVPKGSAADVEAAVHAAVSGARDMAALQGYDRFLILRQTTELMRQRSEDLAQTISREEGKTLREARGEVDRSAQTMELSGEEAKRLGGELLPLDGGKGTEGRLGFTLRVPCGVVAAITPFNFPLNLVCHKIGPALAAGNSVVLKPASDTPLVALKLVEILLESGLPPLGISCITGSGSTIGDAICRDPRVRKISFTGSQDVGEHICRIAGLKKVTMELGSNSPLIVLPDADLQKVTQATLTSGFANAGQVCISAQRLIVCGEVYDSLLESLQSGVAGIAAGDQLQEATQMGPMVREADAERVRQWVHEAVSQGARLVCGGERSGAVMQPSLLDNVSANMKIVRDELFGPAVGILRADSIDDAVRMANDTTFGLSAGVFTQDIDAALRFAREVHSGNIHINWGPMWRTDLMPYGGLKNSGLGKEGPKYAIDEMTEMKTVVIHSPGR; encoded by the coding sequence ATGAAGTTTTATCTGGCCGGAAAATGGCAGGATCGCGACGAAGTGATCGACGTGTTGAACCCGTACAGCGGCGAAGTCGTCGACACGGTGCCGAAGGGATCGGCGGCGGATGTCGAAGCGGCTGTTCACGCGGCTGTCTCCGGCGCCCGAGACATGGCCGCGCTGCAGGGTTATGACCGCTTTCTGATTCTGCGTCAGACCACTGAACTGATGCGTCAGCGATCCGAAGACCTGGCACAGACGATCAGCCGGGAAGAAGGCAAGACTCTTCGCGAAGCTCGCGGCGAAGTCGATCGCTCGGCTCAGACCATGGAACTTTCCGGCGAAGAAGCCAAGCGGCTGGGCGGTGAACTTCTGCCGCTGGACGGCGGCAAGGGCACGGAAGGACGGCTGGGATTTACTCTGCGCGTGCCGTGCGGTGTCGTGGCGGCGATCACTCCGTTCAACTTTCCGCTGAATCTGGTTTGTCACAAGATCGGACCGGCGCTGGCTGCGGGAAATTCGGTCGTTCTGAAACCGGCCAGTGACACTCCGCTGGTGGCGCTGAAGCTGGTAGAGATTCTGCTGGAATCCGGTCTGCCTCCGCTGGGAATTTCCTGCATCACGGGCAGCGGATCGACGATCGGCGACGCGATCTGCCGCGACCCGCGAGTTCGCAAGATCAGCTTCACTGGCAGCCAGGACGTCGGCGAACACATCTGCCGGATCGCCGGACTGAAAAAGGTCACGATGGAACTGGGTTCGAACAGTCCGCTGATTGTTCTGCCCGACGCCGACCTGCAGAAGGTGACTCAGGCGACGCTGACATCCGGCTTCGCGAACGCCGGACAGGTCTGCATTTCGGCTCAGCGACTGATTGTCTGCGGCGAAGTTTACGATTCGCTGCTGGAATCACTGCAATCCGGCGTCGCCGGCATCGCGGCCGGAGATCAGTTGCAGGAAGCGACTCAGATGGGACCCATGGTTCGCGAGGCTGATGCGGAACGTGTTCGCCAATGGGTTCACGAGGCCGTGAGTCAGGGAGCTCGACTGGTCTGCGGTGGCGAACGTTCCGGCGCCGTAATGCAGCCATCGCTGCTGGACAACGTTTCGGCGAACATGAAAATCGTGCGAGATGAACTGTTTGGTCCGGCGGTCGGAATTCTCCGGGCTGATTCGATCGACGATGCCGTCCGGATGGCAAACGACACAACGTTCGGCCTCAGCGCCGGTGTGTTCACACAGGACATCGACGCCGCCCTTCGCTTCGCGCGCGAGGTTCACAGCGGCAACATTCACATCAACTGGGGTCCCATGTGGAGGACCGATCTGATGCCGTATGGCGGTCTGAAAAACAGCGGTCTGGGAAAAGAAGGTCCGAAGTACGCCATCGACGAAATGACCGAAATGAAAACAGTCGTCATCCATTCTCCCGGCCGCTGA
- a CDS encoding CBS domain-containing protein, translated as MKKNEAVTKIMTPNPISISRNEPISAARRLLEEEGIHHLPITDGDKLVGILTSNDFLRVSFGEFGNQDARSLDAILDHTYKISEVMNPNPVSVKSSQTVRDAATILSESSFHSLPVVEGEKLVGIVTSSDLIKYLLDQY; from the coding sequence ATGAAGAAGAACGAAGCGGTTACCAAGATCATGACGCCCAATCCGATCTCGATTTCCCGCAATGAACCGATTTCGGCAGCGCGGCGACTGCTTGAGGAAGAAGGCATCCATCATCTGCCGATCACCGATGGCGACAAGCTGGTCGGAATTCTGACGTCGAACGATTTCCTGCGAGTTTCGTTTGGAGAATTCGGCAACCAGGACGCCCGAAGTCTCGACGCGATTCTGGACCACACGTACAAGATTTCCGAAGTGATGAATCCAAATCCCGTGTCGGTCAAGAGCAGTCAGACGGTCCGGGACGCGGCCACGATTTTGTCCGAAAGCAGCTTTCATTCGCTGCCCGTTGTCGAAGGCGAAAAGCTGGTCGGAATTGTGACGTCCTCCGACCTGATCAAGTATCTGCTGGATCAGTATTGA
- a CDS encoding ABC transporter ATP-binding protein has product MSNMVQTSPRVVFAASDITRVYQMGEVLVHALRGVSLQLFGGELVVLLGPSGSGKSTLLNILGGLDTPTSGTVRFLDEDLTSGDDTQLTRFRRHHVGFVFQFYNLIPSLTARENVALVTEIATNPLEPAEALDLVHLGDRMDHFPSQMSGGEQQRVAIARAIAKRPEVLLCDEPTGALDAKTGVVVLEVLERINREMGTTTALITHNAMIAEMADRIISLSDGRISDMRTNDNKRAAREIQW; this is encoded by the coding sequence ATGTCGAACATGGTTCAGACATCGCCGCGCGTGGTATTCGCCGCCAGTGACATCACCCGAGTCTACCAGATGGGTGAAGTCCTGGTGCATGCGCTGCGGGGTGTGTCGCTGCAGTTGTTCGGCGGCGAACTGGTGGTACTGCTGGGGCCGTCGGGAAGCGGGAAGTCGACGCTGCTGAACATTCTGGGCGGCCTGGACACGCCCACGTCCGGTACCGTGAGGTTTCTGGATGAAGATCTGACGTCGGGCGATGACACGCAACTGACCCGGTTTCGCCGCCATCACGTGGGTTTCGTGTTTCAGTTCTACAACCTGATTCCCAGCCTGACCGCGCGGGAAAATGTGGCTCTGGTGACAGAAATCGCCACGAATCCTCTGGAACCGGCCGAAGCTCTGGACCTGGTTCATCTGGGCGACCGGATGGACCACTTCCCGTCGCAGATGTCCGGCGGCGAACAGCAGCGAGTCGCTATTGCCCGTGCCATCGCCAAGCGTCCGGAAGTTCTGCTGTGCGATGAACCCACCGGCGCGCTTGATGCAAAGACCGGCGTTGTTGTGCTGGAAGTGCTGGAACGCATCAATCGCGAAATGGGCACCACCACCGCGCTGATTACTCACAACGCGATGATCGCCGAAATGGCGGATCGCATCATCAGCCTTTCCGATGGAAGGATTTCGGACATGCGCACCAACGACAACAAGAGAGCCGCCCGGGAGATTCAGTGGTAG
- a CDS encoding ABC transporter permease: MKAINRKLIRNLLEMKGQAFAIALVIASGVAMSVMSLSTLRTLDGTRAAYYERYRFADVFAGFKRGPETLESRVQQIPGVARVEARIVQNVNLIVPGLREPAVGKLISIPDYGQPELNQLHLRRGRFPQPGRLEVLVGESFANEHGFHPGDSVEAILNGRLRALKMVGVVMSPEYIVESNPGDILPDFRRFGLFWVPRTEMEAAFDMKAACNDISLTLMRGASEADVIRRLDNLLAPWGGVGGFGRNDQRSHRFISDELAQLKVMGIVTPAIFMAVAAFLLNMVMTRVIDTHRQQIAALKAFGYYNLEVGWHYCRIVGAIVAVGVVIGTGVGVWMGHGMASMYAKYFKFPLFYFDFDWRTAVVTAGLCSAAAILGTLNSLRAATRLPPAEAMRPAPPGKYRRSFLERFGVERLLPQTWRMILRQLRRRPVKSAFSVMGIAAAVGILVVGNFSYDALEFLIDFQFRRVQRQDLWVNLIEPSPTDVANDFRNMKGVRRVETFRGLAVRLRHGPRSHRTAIMGLEDDRQIYRVVNQAGIEQPLNGDGLVVSDILLEILNIRVGDTVTVEVLEGERPVVTARVVAAIDDLSGTNVYAPQSLVSRIGREGPRVTGAWLTVDHDHLNDVYRTLKQTPYVVGVVSKEAMIQSFYDTVAESQLQMQSFVVGFAIVIAAGVVYNTARITLSERDRELATMRVLGFTHAEVSVVLLGELAILTLAALPAGLAFGYSMAWLTTRSLQTDLFRFPLIIDDSTYAEAVLIVLLAAVISGLLVRRRLDHLDLFAVLKAQE; this comes from the coding sequence ATGAAAGCCATCAATCGAAAACTGATTCGCAACCTGCTGGAGATGAAGGGCCAGGCGTTTGCGATTGCGCTGGTAATCGCTTCGGGTGTGGCGATGTCGGTCATGTCGCTCAGCACACTGCGAACGCTGGACGGAACGCGGGCGGCGTACTACGAGCGGTACCGGTTCGCCGACGTGTTTGCCGGCTTCAAACGCGGACCGGAAACTCTGGAATCGCGCGTGCAGCAGATTCCCGGGGTCGCGCGCGTGGAGGCACGCATCGTTCAGAACGTCAATCTGATTGTGCCCGGTCTGCGTGAACCGGCGGTCGGCAAACTGATTTCCATTCCCGACTATGGTCAGCCGGAACTGAATCAGCTGCATCTGCGACGGGGCCGCTTTCCTCAGCCCGGCCGCCTGGAAGTCCTGGTCGGGGAATCGTTCGCCAACGAACACGGTTTTCATCCCGGCGATTCCGTGGAAGCGATTCTGAACGGCCGGCTGCGAGCACTGAAAATGGTCGGTGTCGTGATGTCGCCCGAATACATCGTGGAATCGAATCCCGGCGACATTCTTCCCGACTTCAGGCGATTCGGACTGTTCTGGGTTCCGCGAACGGAAATGGAAGCGGCCTTCGACATGAAGGCCGCCTGTAACGACATCTCTCTGACATTGATGCGGGGAGCCAGCGAAGCGGACGTGATTCGTCGGCTGGACAATCTGCTGGCTCCGTGGGGCGGCGTGGGAGGCTTCGGGCGGAACGACCAGAGATCGCACCGGTTTATCTCCGACGAACTTGCGCAGTTGAAGGTCATGGGAATTGTCACGCCCGCGATCTTCATGGCCGTGGCCGCGTTCCTGCTGAACATGGTGATGACGCGGGTCATTGATACTCACCGGCAGCAGATCGCGGCGCTGAAGGCGTTCGGTTATTACAACCTGGAAGTCGGCTGGCACTACTGCCGGATCGTGGGCGCAATCGTGGCGGTGGGAGTCGTAATCGGCACGGGCGTTGGCGTGTGGATGGGGCACGGCATGGCGTCTATGTATGCGAAGTACTTCAAGTTTCCCCTGTTCTATTTCGACTTCGACTGGCGCACGGCCGTTGTGACGGCAGGGCTGTGTTCGGCGGCCGCCATTCTGGGGACGCTGAATTCCCTGCGCGCGGCCACTCGGCTGCCACCGGCGGAAGCCATGCGTCCCGCTCCGCCGGGGAAGTATCGCCGATCGTTTCTGGAACGCTTTGGCGTGGAGCGTCTGCTGCCTCAGACATGGCGGATGATTCTGCGACAACTGCGCCGACGGCCCGTCAAGTCGGCGTTTTCGGTGATGGGAATCGCCGCGGCTGTCGGAATCCTGGTCGTCGGCAACTTCAGCTACGACGCTCTGGAGTTTCTGATCGACTTTCAGTTTCGACGCGTGCAGCGACAGGATCTGTGGGTCAACCTGATCGAACCGTCGCCGACTGATGTCGCAAACGACTTCCGCAACATGAAGGGCGTCCGGCGGGTGGAAACTTTTCGAGGACTCGCGGTGCGGCTGCGGCACGGACCGCGTTCCCACAGAACCGCCATCATGGGACTGGAAGATGACCGGCAGATTTATCGCGTCGTCAACCAGGCAGGAATCGAACAGCCGCTGAACGGCGACGGGCTGGTGGTTTCCGACATTCTGCTGGAAATCCTGAACATCCGGGTCGGCGACACCGTGACCGTGGAAGTGCTGGAAGGCGAACGTCCCGTTGTGACGGCAAGGGTCGTCGCGGCCATCGACGATCTGTCCGGCACAAACGTCTATGCGCCGCAAAGTCTGGTCAGCCGCATCGGGCGCGAAGGACCGCGAGTCACCGGCGCGTGGCTGACGGTGGACCACGATCATCTGAACGACGTGTACCGGACTCTGAAGCAGACGCCGTATGTCGTCGGCGTGGTTTCGAAGGAAGCCATGATTCAGAGTTTCTACGATACGGTTGCCGAAAGTCAGTTGCAGATGCAGAGCTTCGTGGTCGGATTCGCCATCGTGATCGCCGCGGGAGTCGTCTACAACACGGCTCGCATTACGCTGTCTGAGCGGGATCGCGAACTGGCCACGATGCGAGTTCTGGGGTTCACTCACGCGGAAGTTTCCGTCGTGTTGCTGGGTGAACTGGCCATTCTGACGCTGGCCGCGCTTCCGGCGGGACTCGCGTTCGGCTACAGCATGGCATGGCTGACCACACGATCTCTGCAGACCGACCTGTTTCGGTTCCCGCTGATCATTGACGATTCAACGTATGCGGAAGCCGTGCTGATTGTGTTGCTGGCCGCTGTGATTTCAGGGCTGTTGGTGCGACGGCGTCTGGATCATCTCGACTTGTTCGCCGTGCTGAAGGCGCAGGAATAA